The genomic DNA GGCTCGTGGCGGTGGGGACGGAGCGGGAGGTGCGCGAGGCCGCGGGAGACTCGGCGCGCGTCGTGGATCTAGGGAACGCGGTGGTGGTGCCCGGACTGGTGGACGCGCACGCGCACCTGTCGGGATTGGGGCTGAGCCTGACAGTGGCGAGATTGGAGGGGGCCCGCTCGGTGGACGAGGCCGTCCAGCGCCTCGTGTCCGCGCCGTCCATGAGCTTCCAGGGGGACTGGCTGGTGGGCAAGGGGTGGGACCAGAACGGGTGGCCGGGGAGCGCGTTCCCGGGCCGGGCCGAGCTGGACGCACGCTTCCCCTCGACGCCGGTGTACCTGACGCGGGTGGACCACCACGCGGCGTGGGTGAATGGCGAGGCGCTGCGGCGCTCGGGCATCACCCGGGACACGCCGGATCCGGCGGGAGGCCGCATCCTCCGGGACGCGAAGGGCGAGCCCACGGGAGTGCTGGTGGACAACGCCATGGACCTGGTGTCGCGCCGGGTGCCGCCGCCCACGGACGAACAGCTCCAGGCGCGCCTGTCCGCGGCGCTCGAGCGGTGCGCCCAGGTGGGGCTGACGGGGGTGCATGACGCGGGGATGGACCTGCGCACGTTCCGGCTCTTGCAGACGTGGGACATCGCGGGCCGGCTGCCGGTGCGGGTGTACGCGATGGCGGACGGACAGGGGGAGGAGCGGCACACGTACCTGGAGCTGGGGCCCTACGGCGGTCGTCATCTGGAGATGAAGGCGGTGAAGCTGCTGCTGGACGGGGCGCTGGGCTCGCGAGGCGCGGCGATGCACGAGCCCTACAGCGACGCGCCGGGCGAGACGGGGCTGCTCCTGATGGAGCCCGAGGAACTGGAGGCGCGCACGTGGGCCTTCATGGAGCGGGGCTTCCAGGTGGGCGTGCACGCGATTGGGGACCGGGCGAACACGTACGTGGTGGACACGCTGATTCGCGCCGCGGCGGCGACGGGGACCCAGGCGCTGCGCCACCGGGTGGAGCACGTGCAGATCCTACGGCCCGAGGACATCCAGAAGCTGGGCGCGGCGGGGCTGGTGGCGAGCGTGCAGCCGACGCACGCGACGAGCGACATGGGGTGGGCGGAGGCGCGGCTGGGGGCGAAGCGGCTCGAGGGCGCGTATGCGTGGAAGAGCCTGAAGAACGCGGGGGCGGTGCTGGCGTTGGGCAGCGACTTCCCCATCGAGAACCCGGACGTGCTGGCGGGGCTGTACGCGGCGCGAACGCGTCAGGACGCGGCGGGCAGGCCCCAGGGGGGCTGGAGGCCCGAGGAGCGGCTGACGGGCGAGGAGGCGCTGGAGGGCTTCACCGTGGGGCCGGCATGGGCGTCCTTCGCGGAGGGACGGCGGGGCCAGCTGAAGGTGGGGATGGACGCGGACTTCACGGCGCTGTCGGTGGACCCGGTGGAGGACGAGGCCCGGAAGCTGGTGGACGCGACGGTGGTGGCCACGGTGGTGGATGGCCGCGAGGTGTACCGGGCGCCCTAGCCGAAGAGGTGGGAGCGGGCGCTCTCGGCGATGGCGACGACGGCGGGGTGGCGCAGCCGCCGCTCGACGGAGATGGCGTAGAAGCCCGTCTCGATGTCCCCGGTGCGGCCGAGGGTGGAGACGGAGAACTGCCGGCACACCTCGGCCTCGATGACGGACGGGGCGGCGAAGACGCCGTGGCCGCGCTGCCCGAAGGCACTCAGGAGGGCGCTGTCGTCGAAGCCTCCGACGACGAGGGGGCGGATGCCCTGGGCGTCGAACCAGGCGGTGAGGGCGCGCCGGGCCGAGGTGCCCTCGGAGGGCAGGAGCATGGGGGCGCCGTCGAGGGACTTGGGAAAGCCCCGGGCGAGGTGGGCGAGCCGGGGAGCGGCGAAGAAGGAGACGCCGCAGGTGCCGAGCAGGTGGTTGAAGGAGCGGACGCTGACGGGCTCGGAGGAGGGGGTATCGGAGAGGACGACGTCGAGCTCGTGCAGGGCGAGGGAGGCGAGGAGCTGGGGGAGGGGGCCTTCGCGGCAGGTGATGTGGATGTGGGGGAAGGCGTCGAAGGCGGGGTGGAGGAGACTTTCGGCGACGAGCTTGGGGACGACGTCGGTGACGCCGACGGCGAAGCGCAGGCGCTGGCCGGAGGGCAGGCCGTTGATGGCGTGGGTGAGCTCGTTGCCGAGGCGGAAGATGTCATCGGCGTAGCGCAGGACGGTGCGGCCGACGTCGGTGAGGACGAGGCGGCGGCCCTGACGTTCGAGCAGCTTGTGACCGAGCGAGTCCTCGAGGAGCTTGAGCTGGGCGCTGATGGTGGGCTGGGCGAGGCGCAGCTCCTGGCTGGCCTTGGCGATGGAGCCGGCGCGGGCGACGGTCCAGAAGTAGAGGAGGTGGTGGTAGTTGAGCCAGCTCACGCGGGGCGCCTCCGGGGCAGGGCCTCTGGATAACGGAGGGGAGCCGGGGACGGGAAGAAGAGGGGCGAGAAGAAGCCACTTGACGTTGGGGCCCAGGCACCGTAGATCGCCCCTCGCTTCAAGCGGTCGCGAGGCACGCCCAGGTAGCTCAGTCGGTAGAGCAGGGGACTGAAAATCCCCGTGTCGGTGGTTCGATTCCGCCCCTGGGCACAAAGTCCGAAAAGTTCGAGGGCGCCAGATTCCAGTCTGGCGCCCTTTCTTTTTGCCCGCGGAGCTCATGCCTCCGCACGTTCTCCCCCGAGAGTCCGAATTACTCGGAAAGCTACAACCCGGCGGGCCTGCCTCACGAGCAACCGATCTACCTGGATGGTTTCGGCACTTCGTCGCTACCTGGGCCTTCGAGAAGGGGGAGG from Melittangium boletus DSM 14713 includes the following:
- a CDS encoding amidohydrolase, encoding MGVGVLALGLSCVRRVPEDARVETTVYVARRIRTLDEERPEARALAVRQGRLVAVGTEREVREAAGDSARVVDLGNAVVVPGLVDAHAHLSGLGLSLTVARLEGARSVDEAVQRLVSAPSMSFQGDWLVGKGWDQNGWPGSAFPGRAELDARFPSTPVYLTRVDHHAAWVNGEALRRSGITRDTPDPAGGRILRDAKGEPTGVLVDNAMDLVSRRVPPPTDEQLQARLSAALERCAQVGLTGVHDAGMDLRTFRLLQTWDIAGRLPVRVYAMADGQGEERHTYLELGPYGGRHLEMKAVKLLLDGALGSRGAAMHEPYSDAPGETGLLLMEPEELEARTWAFMERGFQVGVHAIGDRANTYVVDTLIRAAAATGTQALRHRVEHVQILRPEDIQKLGAAGLVASVQPTHATSDMGWAEARLGAKRLEGAYAWKSLKNAGAVLALGSDFPIENPDVLAGLYAARTRQDAAGRPQGGWRPEERLTGEEALEGFTVGPAWASFAEGRRGQLKVGMDADFTALSVDPVEDEARKLVDATVVATVVDGREVYRAP
- the nhaR gene encoding transcriptional activator NhaR, with translation MSWLNYHHLLYFWTVARAGSIAKASQELRLAQPTISAQLKLLEDSLGHKLLERQGRRLVLTDVGRTVLRYADDIFRLGNELTHAINGLPSGQRLRFAVGVTDVVPKLVAESLLHPAFDAFPHIHITCREGPLPQLLASLALHELDVVLSDTPSSEPVSVRSFNHLLGTCGVSFFAAPRLAHLARGFPKSLDGAPMLLPSEGTSARRALTAWFDAQGIRPLVVGGFDDSALLSAFGQRGHGVFAAPSVIEAEVCRQFSVSTLGRTGDIETGFYAISVERRLRHPAVVAIAESARSHLFG